In a single window of the bacterium genome:
- a CDS encoding adenylate/guanylate cyclase domain-containing protein: MLGGLLDRLGLGRHEPLGKVLVRNRVISEEQLRAALEVQRATGERLGRIVVDKGFASEYDVLQAIAKHYRVSATTLSDDFATLIEQRSGSLAGKLMAMRVPIRVKLSIAITFMIWVTILTLSFVILTRQRDRLYAQTMRMGTVSLNYFANDAAVPMLEDDTLRLNALIKDSASVEGLAYASIVGRDGLVKAHTDLARIGAPAPQLKAETSRAEGGITSRTYHAGEAHLMNLSRGIAYADKTLGEANVGISLDYIDGQISREIRTIAVLSLLIVLLGISIAILIGVGFSRPISRLVLATQEIGKGNFQYRLERVRGDEFGDLASAFNYMSHELWKKLVMAKSFGSYVSPEILEMVMAQSGGNLLGGRRMDVTVVFTDIRGFTAFAEATKPERVVEAINEYFEIATRHIHQQGGYVDKFIGDAVLGVFGAPIARPDHAVRALRAAVEMQRELLAQDAARNPLLARVGIGINSGVAVAGDLGSEVKRQYSVIGDCVNVASRLNALAAGGKTIISRSTREAAGEAVDVTALPPATVKGKSEPIEVFEVTGLRSQAAGAGA, translated from the coding sequence ATGCTCGGCGGACTGCTCGATCGCCTCGGACTGGGCCGGCACGAACCTCTCGGCAAGGTGCTCGTCCGCAACCGCGTCATCTCCGAGGAGCAGCTCCGGGCGGCCCTCGAGGTGCAGCGCGCCACGGGGGAGCGGCTTGGCCGGATCGTGGTCGACAAGGGCTTCGCCTCGGAGTACGACGTCCTGCAGGCGATCGCCAAGCACTACCGCGTCTCGGCGACGACCCTCTCCGACGACTTCGCCACGCTGATCGAGCAGCGCTCGGGCTCGCTGGCCGGCAAGCTCATGGCCATGCGCGTGCCGATCCGGGTCAAGCTCTCGATCGCGATCACCTTCATGATCTGGGTGACCATCCTCACCCTCTCGTTCGTCATCCTCACGCGCCAGCGCGACCGGCTCTACGCCCAGACGATGCGGATGGGGACGGTCAGCCTCAACTATTTCGCCAACGACGCGGCGGTGCCGATGCTCGAGGACGACACGCTCCGGCTCAACGCCCTGATCAAGGACTCGGCGTCGGTGGAGGGGCTGGCGTACGCGAGCATCGTCGGCCGCGACGGGCTGGTCAAGGCCCACACCGACCTGGCGCGCATCGGCGCCCCCGCCCCGCAGCTGAAGGCGGAGACCTCCCGCGCCGAGGGGGGGATCACCTCGCGGACCTACCATGCGGGCGAAGCGCACCTGATGAACCTCTCCCGGGGCATCGCCTACGCGGACAAGACCCTCGGCGAGGCGAACGTGGGGATCTCGCTGGACTACATCGACGGGCAGATCAGCCGCGAGATCCGCACGATCGCCGTGCTCTCGCTGCTGATCGTGCTGCTCGGGATCTCGATCGCGATCCTCATCGGCGTCGGCTTCTCGCGCCCGATCTCGCGGCTCGTCCTGGCCACCCAGGAGATCGGCAAGGGGAACTTCCAGTACCGGCTCGAGCGGGTGCGCGGCGACGAGTTCGGCGACCTGGCGTCGGCGTTCAACTACATGTCGCACGAACTCTGGAAGAAGCTGGTGATGGCCAAGTCCTTCGGCAGCTACGTCAGCCCCGAGATCCTCGAGATGGTCATGGCGCAATCCGGCGGGAACCTCCTCGGGGGCCGGCGGATGGACGTGACCGTCGTCTTCACCGACATCCGCGGGTTCACCGCGTTCGCCGAGGCCACCAAGCCCGAGCGCGTCGTCGAGGCGATCAACGAGTACTTCGAGATCGCCACGCGGCACATCCACCAGCAGGGCGGCTACGTCGACAAGTTCATCGGGGACGCCGTGCTCGGCGTCTTCGGCGCCCCCATCGCCCGCCCCGACCACGCCGTGCGCGCGCTGCGGGCCGCGGTGGAGATGCAGCGCGAGCTGCTCGCGCAGGACGCGGCCCGCAACCCCCTGCTGGCGCGGGTCGGCATCGGCATCAACTCGGGCGTCGCCGTCGCCGGCGACCTCGGCTCGGAGGTCAAGCGCCAGTACAGCGTCATCGGCGACTGCGTCAACGTCGCCTCGCGCCTCAACGCGCTGGCGGCGGGCGGCAAGACCATCATCAGCCGCAGCACGCGCGAGGCGGCGGGGGAGGCGGTCGACGTCACGGCGCTGCCCCCGGCCACGGTCAAGGGCAAGAGCGAGCCGATCGAGGTCTTCGAAGTGACGGGCCTGCGGTCGCAGGCCGCCGGCGCGGGCGCATGA